Proteins from one Flammeovirgaceae bacterium genomic window:
- a CDS encoding M1 family metallopeptidase, which produces MLRPAPAFLLLLIACPLFAQNLCSGGKLKPEQAIMDIRHYTVALNVDPTQQSIDGYTEIDLILSESTPVLLFDFWQGLKVGQVWVNGSKTTFQHGGDDLLRITGEKPFAAGKIKAKIAYGGKPAIAENPPWTGGFQWSKDEDGNPWVAVTCQSEGAKIYFPCKDHPSDEPNEGADMLITVPRGLTATGPGLLQNVTHTKKASTWHWKTNYTISNYCIVFNIGRYTKITRPYTTIEGNKVPMEFYVLETHADEGPHLLERLERTTQVLEKYFGEYPWAKERIGVTETPHLGMEHQTNIAYGNQFRYAKVGGEDFDWLLNHEFGHEWWANKVTNKDWAHMWVQEGICSFGDALYIRELEGEEAYLKRMRNTARSTQNIKPVVQGEAVDSDDAYHGDIYGKGAFFMHTLRYVLGDEVFFPALKKLATDKKYTYDNFVTTDDVEQLFSQESKQNLKPLFDFYLRTTKKLEVNVKQVGENKYEVKLLNYAGTLPLDIHLDGAWQRKMVSEKAIVVEGNGWPQIDPKGYYLKRVILE; this is translated from the coding sequence ATGTTACGTCCCGCACCTGCGTTCCTTCTGCTGCTCATTGCCTGTCCTTTGTTTGCCCAAAACCTTTGTTCGGGAGGGAAGCTCAAACCGGAACAGGCCATTATGGACATCCGTCACTATACGGTGGCGCTAAACGTAGACCCCACACAACAATCCATTGACGGGTATACGGAGATTGACCTCATCTTGTCGGAAAGCACCCCGGTGCTGCTTTTTGATTTCTGGCAAGGGCTGAAAGTGGGGCAAGTGTGGGTCAACGGAAGCAAAACAACCTTTCAGCATGGCGGGGACGACCTCCTCCGCATAACCGGGGAAAAACCTTTTGCCGCAGGAAAAATAAAAGCCAAAATAGCTTACGGGGGAAAACCTGCCATTGCCGAAAACCCACCCTGGACCGGAGGTTTTCAATGGAGCAAAGACGAGGACGGCAATCCCTGGGTGGCAGTCACCTGCCAATCGGAAGGGGCCAAAATCTATTTTCCCTGCAAAGACCACCCCAGCGATGAACCCAACGAGGGGGCCGACATGTTGATAACCGTGCCCCGTGGGCTGACCGCCACCGGCCCGGGCTTGCTGCAGAATGTGACGCACACCAAAAAGGCCTCCACATGGCATTGGAAAACAAATTATACAATCAGCAATTACTGCATCGTGTTCAACATCGGCAGGTACACAAAAATAACCCGCCCATACACCACCATTGAAGGCAACAAGGTGCCAATGGAATTTTATGTGTTGGAAACCCACGCGGATGAAGGGCCCCATTTGCTGGAACGGCTGGAGCGCACCACACAGGTACTGGAAAAATATTTTGGCGAATACCCCTGGGCAAAGGAGCGGATAGGGGTAACGGAGACACCGCACCTGGGCATGGAACATCAAACCAATATCGCGTACGGCAACCAATTCAGGTATGCCAAAGTGGGTGGCGAGGATTTTGACTGGCTGCTCAACCACGAGTTTGGCCATGAATGGTGGGCCAATAAAGTGACCAATAAAGACTGGGCGCACATGTGGGTGCAAGAAGGCATTTGTAGCTTTGGCGATGCGCTGTACATACGTGAGTTGGAAGGGGAAGAAGCTTACCTCAAGCGCATGCGCAACACGGCCCGCAGCACGCAAAACATTAAGCCCGTGGTCCAGGGCGAGGCCGTGGACTCCGATGATGCTTATCATGGGGATATTTATGGCAAGGGGGCCTTCTTCATGCATACCTTGAGGTATGTGCTGGGGGACGAGGTGTTTTTCCCTGCCTTGAAAAAACTTGCCACCGACAAGAAATACACCTACGATAACTTTGTCACCACCGATGATGTTGAACAGTTGTTTAGCCAGGAATCAAAACAAAACCTAAAGCCCTTGTTTGATTTTTACCTGCGCACCACCAAAAAGTTGGAGGTGAACGTAAAACAAGTAGGGGAAAACAAATATGAGGTAAAGCTGCTCAACTATGCGGGCACCCTGCCGCTCGACATCCATCTGGACGGGGCATGGCAACGTAAAATGGTAAGCGAAAAGGCCATTGTGGTGGAAGGCAACGGCTGGCCTCAAATCGACCCCAAAGGATATTATTTAAAGCGGGTTATTTTGGAATAG